From the Oleiharenicola lentus genome, one window contains:
- a CDS encoding 30S ribosomal protein S6: MSQNKRNYKATFILDNRGREDSVDQIIEGVKKEIAAVQGDVTAVENLGRRDFARKTDPKFPAGVYVQVAFSAPAAAPAQLQERLRLNDTVYRAKVQNA; encoded by the coding sequence ATGAGCCAGAACAAGCGTAACTACAAAGCCACCTTCATCCTCGACAACCGCGGCCGCGAAGACTCCGTGGACCAGATCATCGAGGGCGTGAAGAAGGAGATCGCCGCCGTGCAGGGCGACGTCACCGCCGTCGAAAACCTCGGCCGCCGCGATTTCGCGCGCAAGACCGACCCCAAGTTCCCCGCCGGCGTCTATGTGCAGGTGGCCTTCTCGGCCCCCGCCGCCGCCCCCGCCCAGCTGCAGGAGCGTCTCCGTCTCAACGACACCGTTTACCGCGCCAAGGTGCAGAACGCCTGA
- the rplI gene encoding 50S ribosomal protein L9, giving the protein MANSEVLLIQPVDGLGAEGDQVKVRAGYARNFLLPQGKAVPLTVANRKQVEALKKARGLREAKELDGAQALAKQIEKAGIAIAVKTGEGGKLFGAVTGNDIHDKLAAAGITVEKKRIHLGQPIKTLGKHTVSIRLHPEVTVELNFDVVSENPIEPAAS; this is encoded by the coding sequence ATGGCTAACAGCGAAGTCCTCCTCATTCAACCCGTTGACGGTCTCGGCGCCGAAGGCGACCAGGTCAAAGTCCGCGCCGGCTATGCGCGCAATTTCCTCCTGCCCCAGGGCAAGGCTGTGCCGCTCACCGTGGCCAACCGCAAGCAGGTCGAGGCCCTCAAGAAGGCCCGCGGTCTCCGCGAAGCCAAGGAGCTCGACGGCGCCCAGGCGCTCGCCAAGCAGATCGAGAAGGCTGGCATCGCCATTGCCGTGAAGACCGGCGAGGGCGGCAAGCTCTTCGGAGCCGTCACCGGCAACGACATCCACGACAAGCTGGCCGCCGCCGGCATCACCGTGGAGAAGAAGCGCATCCACCTCGGCCAGCCGATCAAGACGCTCGGCAAGCACACCGTCAGCATCCGCCTGCACCCCGAGGTCACCGTCGAGCTCAACTTCGACGTGGTCTCCGAAAACCCGATCGAGCCCGCCGCTTCCTGA
- a CDS encoding glycosyltransferase: MPDPVQPQFHIDSPAAWRPTTASFEIAGWLYPGEAVRCLDIRARVDKRPSLGLYGLERSDTQQIFGGSEAALKTGFLQRVQVWRGASTLALDWHDGTQWREFFRTPLDTWGLPPSATKPVRVLRAALVPQTLHYLYRHFHRSSWSDLCRETDHVLAEILMANTDVPAGDHFVGHIENPGHWVNVLYEKFRLTGWICGQGDRTVVRLGATTSVLGESRLVYPKDRPDVAAHRPDLPGASKSGFYGLVDIRKDSPSPANLVVVAETADGHRSVAFARRLHLDRRDEHSGPVPVFKPFLFYRVVAAFLRGRLLGRYRFDSWPDTRAEIARLKAQLASTLSHGEDKKIPAAIVRRKDQDPYTRWCWHNRLTPRLRSVLQQDAAAAVQAGGPLISVVVPAYNTPEKYLRELLDCLRQQLYPRWELCIADDASPQPHVRRILEEAARADARIKPVFRAENGHISRATNSALDVATGDFVALLDHDDVLPHDSLLHVAEAILRHPTAGYLYTDEDKIDDTGRRFDPQFKGGWSPEMAITHNYTHHLTVIRRAIVEKAGRLRPEFNGAQDIDLFLRCWELIDAKDVIHVPFIGYHWRAHAESTATRGDQKGYLFAAARNGIAEAIARRGLRAEPMLPEFAKNYALCLHQLKWSPDILRENPVTIVIPTRNRADLLQTCLDSLARTTPRESVKVVIVDDNSDDPATLAYLASLPARTDLRVEVVHAPALAGSKNDSGITVPKTAETASLAAAGKALPPATSGFNYSRLVNLGTARADTPLVLHLNNDVEALAPGWLEDMAGWLNVPGVGVVGAKLLYPDGTVNHAGISLSHADGLPHVLFEREPAEELGYMFLPHAARNVAAVTGACLLTRTDLYRRLDGFDEPSLQVAYNDVDFCLRAGDAGFRTVVSPQAVLRHVGSASRGRVYAEREHVAYIARHGTRRDPYISETLAFPPRNLPLNPYHQRCAETPRPFRALLITPNLKFEGAPIFLFELARFLAAQPGVSLTVATAEDGPLRARFEGAGLKVERWDVSALTGAQNPEAFAAALKQFAATRNWDAAEVIIGNTLLSFWAVHLAAHLGRPSALYLHESSAVKRFFHASLPVLMHPVAEEALRLATRVVFTAQSTRDIHEELNLNDNFRLLPSWVDFARIDAFAAAHAPAELRRKHGLDPDAAIVVNVGSVCERKGQHIYIRGIDLLRKELPDLFPGKKIQWVIVGARDGLYMETLREDIALMGLQDTVKIFAETPDIYDFYRLADLLVCTSFEESFPRVILEAMVFGNRIVSTDVNGIAEMLTNTDEAYLVPAGDQHKLAAALKRALADHFAGSTKMLSMARARAARHYHHSRTLPRHLQVIREAWLG; this comes from the coding sequence ATGCCCGATCCGGTTCAGCCCCAGTTTCATATCGACAGCCCCGCGGCATGGCGGCCGACCACGGCAAGCTTTGAGATCGCCGGCTGGCTTTACCCGGGCGAGGCTGTCCGCTGCCTCGACATCCGCGCCCGCGTGGACAAGCGACCCTCCTTGGGGCTTTACGGACTGGAACGGTCGGACACGCAGCAGATTTTCGGCGGTTCAGAAGCCGCGCTTAAAACGGGTTTCCTCCAAAGGGTGCAGGTCTGGCGCGGGGCCTCGACCCTAGCCTTGGACTGGCACGACGGCACGCAATGGCGGGAATTTTTCCGCACCCCACTCGATACCTGGGGCCTGCCGCCTTCCGCCACCAAGCCCGTACGCGTGCTCCGCGCGGCGCTCGTGCCGCAAACGCTCCATTATCTCTACCGGCATTTTCACCGCTCATCGTGGAGCGACCTCTGCCGCGAAACCGACCATGTCCTGGCCGAAATCCTCATGGCCAACACCGATGTGCCGGCCGGCGATCATTTTGTCGGCCACATCGAGAATCCCGGCCACTGGGTCAACGTTCTCTACGAGAAATTCCGTCTGACCGGCTGGATCTGCGGCCAGGGCGACCGCACCGTCGTCCGCCTCGGCGCCACCACCAGCGTGCTCGGCGAGAGCCGGCTCGTCTACCCCAAGGACCGTCCCGATGTCGCGGCCCACCGGCCCGATCTGCCCGGAGCCTCCAAATCCGGTTTCTACGGCCTAGTGGACATCCGCAAGGACTCCCCCAGCCCGGCCAACCTCGTCGTCGTCGCCGAAACTGCCGACGGACACCGCTCGGTCGCCTTCGCCCGCCGGCTCCACCTCGACCGCCGCGACGAACACTCCGGGCCGGTGCCGGTCTTCAAGCCGTTCCTCTTCTACCGAGTCGTCGCCGCCTTCCTGCGCGGCCGCCTGCTCGGCCGCTACCGGTTCGACAGCTGGCCCGACACGCGGGCCGAGATCGCCCGGCTCAAGGCCCAGCTCGCCTCCACCCTCAGCCACGGCGAGGACAAGAAAATCCCCGCGGCCATCGTGCGCCGCAAAGACCAGGACCCCTACACCCGTTGGTGCTGGCACAATCGCCTCACCCCGCGCCTGCGCTCCGTGTTGCAACAGGACGCCGCGGCCGCCGTGCAGGCCGGCGGTCCGCTCATCAGCGTGGTCGTGCCGGCCTACAACACGCCGGAGAAATACCTGCGCGAGCTCCTCGACTGCCTGCGGCAGCAGCTCTACCCGCGCTGGGAACTCTGCATCGCGGACGACGCCTCCCCGCAGCCGCACGTGCGCCGCATCCTCGAGGAAGCCGCCCGCGCCGACGCCCGGATCAAACCCGTTTTCCGCGCCGAGAACGGCCACATCTCCCGCGCGACCAACTCCGCACTCGATGTCGCCACCGGTGACTTCGTTGCCCTGCTCGATCACGACGATGTGCTGCCGCACGACTCGCTGCTGCACGTGGCCGAGGCGATCCTGCGCCACCCGACCGCTGGTTACCTCTATACCGACGAGGACAAGATCGACGACACCGGCCGGCGCTTCGACCCGCAGTTCAAGGGCGGTTGGAGCCCCGAGATGGCGATCACGCACAACTACACGCATCATCTCACCGTCATCCGCCGCGCCATCGTCGAAAAAGCCGGCCGGTTGCGCCCGGAGTTCAACGGCGCGCAGGACATCGATCTCTTCCTCCGCTGCTGGGAGCTGATCGACGCGAAGGACGTCATTCACGTTCCCTTCATCGGCTACCACTGGCGCGCCCACGCCGAGAGCACGGCCACGCGCGGCGACCAGAAGGGCTACCTCTTCGCCGCCGCCCGCAACGGCATCGCGGAAGCCATCGCGCGGCGTGGCCTGCGCGCCGAGCCAATGCTGCCGGAGTTCGCCAAAAATTACGCTCTCTGCCTCCACCAGCTGAAGTGGAGCCCCGACATCCTGCGCGAAAATCCGGTCACCATCGTCATCCCGACCAGGAACCGCGCCGACCTGCTCCAGACCTGCCTCGACTCACTCGCCCGCACCACGCCGCGCGAATCGGTGAAGGTCGTCATCGTGGACGACAACTCCGACGATCCGGCCACCCTCGCCTATCTCGCCTCCCTGCCCGCCCGCACCGATCTCCGGGTCGAGGTCGTGCACGCGCCGGCTCTGGCTGGCTCGAAGAACGATTCCGGCATCACCGTGCCCAAGACCGCCGAAACCGCGTCGCTCGCCGCCGCCGGCAAGGCGCTGCCCCCGGCCACTTCCGGTTTCAACTACTCGCGCCTAGTCAATCTCGGCACCGCCCGGGCGGACACGCCGTTGGTGCTTCATCTCAACAACGACGTCGAGGCGCTCGCGCCGGGCTGGCTGGAAGACATGGCCGGCTGGCTCAACGTGCCCGGCGTCGGCGTCGTCGGCGCCAAGCTCCTCTACCCTGACGGCACGGTGAACCACGCCGGCATCTCGCTCAGCCACGCGGACGGGCTGCCCCACGTGCTTTTCGAACGTGAACCCGCTGAGGAGCTCGGCTACATGTTTCTGCCGCACGCCGCACGCAACGTCGCCGCTGTCACCGGCGCGTGCCTGCTCACCCGCACCGATCTCTACCGCCGGCTCGACGGTTTCGACGAACCGAGCCTTCAAGTCGCCTACAACGACGTGGACTTCTGCCTTCGCGCGGGCGACGCCGGTTTCCGCACGGTCGTCAGCCCGCAGGCCGTGCTCCGCCACGTCGGCAGCGCCTCGCGCGGCCGGGTTTATGCCGAGCGCGAGCACGTCGCCTACATCGCCCGCCACGGCACACGGCGCGACCCCTACATCAGTGAGACGCTCGCGTTTCCGCCGCGCAACCTCCCGCTCAATCCCTACCACCAGCGCTGCGCCGAGACCCCGCGCCCCTTCCGCGCGCTGCTTATCACGCCCAATCTCAAGTTCGAGGGCGCGCCCATCTTCCTGTTCGAGCTCGCGCGCTTCCTCGCCGCGCAGCCCGGGGTGAGTCTAACGGTCGCCACCGCCGAGGACGGCCCGCTCCGCGCGCGCTTCGAGGGCGCCGGCCTCAAGGTCGAGCGCTGGGATGTGTCCGCGCTCACGGGCGCGCAAAACCCGGAAGCCTTCGCCGCGGCGCTGAAACAGTTTGCCGCCACCCGGAACTGGGACGCCGCCGAGGTCATCATCGGCAACACGCTGCTCAGCTTCTGGGCCGTGCATCTCGCGGCGCATCTCGGCCGGCCGTCGGCGCTTTACCTCCACGAAAGCAGCGCGGTGAAACGCTTCTTCCACGCCTCGCTGCCCGTGCTCATGCACCCGGTGGCCGAGGAGGCGCTGCGGCTCGCCACCCGCGTGGTGTTCACCGCGCAGTCCACGCGCGACATCCACGAGGAACTAAACCTCAACGACAATTTCCGCCTGCTGCCCAGCTGGGTGGATTTCGCCCGCATCGACGCCTTCGCCGCCGCCCACGCGCCGGCCGAACTCCGTCGCAAGCACGGCCTCGACCCCGACGCCGCCATCGTCGTCAACGTCGGCTCCGTCTGCGAGCGCAAGGGCCAGCACATCTACATCCGCGGCATCGACCTCCTGCGCAAGGAACTGCCCGATCTCTTCCCCGGAAAGAAAATCCAGTGGGTCATCGTTGGTGCGCGCGACGGACTCTACATGGAGACGCTGCGCGAGGACATCGCGCTCATGGGCCTGCAGGACACGGTCAAGATCTTCGCCGAGACGCCCGACATCTACGACTTCTACCGCCTGGCCGACCTGCTCGTCTGCACGAGCTTCGAGGAATCATTCCCGCGCGTGATCCTCGAGGCCATGGTCTTCGGCAACCGTATCGTCAGCACCGATGTGAACGGCATCGCCGAGATGCTCACCAACACCGACGAGGCCTACCTCGTGCCCGCCGGCGACCAGCACAAGCTCGCGGCCGCGCTTAAACGCGCGCTCGCCGACCACTTCGCCGGCAGCACCAAGATGCTCTCGATGGCCCGCGCTCGCGCCGCCCGCCACTACCACCACAGCCGCACCCTGCCCCGGCACCTGCAGGTGATCCGCGAGGCGTGGCTCGGCTGA
- a CDS encoding 50S ribosomal protein L25: protein MKKFQLTVSTREGTGRSASRRLRKAQQIPAILYGKHTKPETLAVNAPEFVKLLKEIAGRAALIELKRDAGASALSFLQEIQRDPITDRYLHVDLQEVKENEKMVISVSVRVVGEAYGVKTEGGVLDTATKRLRIRTLPKDLPDFIEVNVTELKMGEAIHVSDIKVGAGVELLDNPGQAVVLCVAPPEEEVAAVATPTAGEGAPAAAGAEGAAAPAAAGAAAPAAGAKPGDAKAAAPAAGAKAAAPAAGAKPAAAPAKK from the coding sequence ATGAAGAAATTCCAACTCACCGTCAGCACGCGCGAAGGCACCGGCCGCAGCGCTTCCCGCCGCCTCCGCAAGGCCCAGCAGATTCCCGCCATCCTCTACGGCAAGCACACGAAGCCCGAGACTCTGGCCGTCAACGCGCCCGAGTTCGTCAAGCTCCTCAAGGAGATCGCCGGTCGCGCCGCCCTCATCGAGCTCAAGCGCGATGCCGGCGCCAGCGCCCTCTCCTTTCTCCAGGAAATCCAGCGCGACCCGATCACCGACCGCTACCTCCATGTTGACCTTCAGGAAGTGAAGGAAAACGAGAAGATGGTCATCAGCGTCTCCGTCCGCGTCGTCGGCGAGGCCTATGGCGTCAAGACCGAAGGTGGCGTGCTCGACACCGCCACGAAGCGCCTGCGCATCCGCACTCTCCCGAAGGACCTGCCCGATTTCATCGAGGTGAACGTCACCGAGCTGAAGATGGGTGAGGCCATCCATGTCAGCGACATCAAGGTCGGTGCCGGCGTCGAGCTCCTCGACAATCCTGGCCAGGCCGTCGTTCTCTGCGTGGCCCCGCCGGAAGAGGAAGTCGCCGCCGTCGCGACCCCGACCGCGGGCGAAGGCGCTCCCGCCGCCGCCGGTGCCGAGGGTGCTGCCGCCCCCGCCGCCGCGGGTGCCGCGGCTCCCGCCGCCGGCGCCAAGCCGGGCGACGCCAAGGCCGCCGCCCCCGCCGCGGGTGCCAAGGCCGCTGCTCCGGCCGCCGGTGCCAAGCCGGCCGCCGCTCCCGCCAAGAAGTAA
- a CDS encoding single-stranded DNA-binding protein yields the protein MANLNKVMLIGNLTRDPELRVTPKGTAICTFSLAVNRKFKDESGGEREEVTYIDIEAWGKSGENISKYCTKGRPLFVEGRLRLDQWEDKNTKEKRSRMKVVLENFQFLGSGRAEGGAGGEGGEARSYAPRSAAPRPATAPAPQENLDEDVPF from the coding sequence ATGGCCAATCTCAACAAAGTGATGCTCATCGGCAACCTCACGCGCGACCCGGAGCTCCGGGTCACGCCGAAGGGCACCGCCATCTGCACGTTCAGCCTCGCGGTCAACCGCAAGTTCAAGGACGAGAGCGGCGGCGAGCGTGAGGAGGTCACCTACATCGACATCGAGGCCTGGGGCAAATCCGGCGAGAACATCTCCAAGTATTGTACCAAGGGCCGCCCGCTCTTCGTCGAAGGCCGCCTGCGCCTCGACCAGTGGGAGGACAAAAACACCAAGGAAAAGCGCAGCCGCATGAAGGTCGTCCTCGAGAACTTCCAGTTCCTCGGCAGCGGTCGTGCCGAAGGTGGTGCTGGCGGCGAGGGTGGGGAAGCCCGCTCCTATGCCCCCCGCAGCGCCGCTCCGCGTCCCGCGACCGCCCCGGCGCCGCAGGAAAATCTCGACGAAGACGTGCCCTTCTGA
- the pth gene encoding aminoacyl-tRNA hydrolase — MSVTLIAGLGNPGREYAATRHNFGFAVVEALAAAEGLKWKHESRFEAETARWDVRPGVTRLLVKPQTFMNESGRALRALLDFHKVSPDTLIAAYDDLNIALGLVKVSVTGSAGGHNGVASLLEHVGDGFVRYRLGIGAPRPAGMDLKDFVLGKFTPPENSLIDQKINSLVDGLRLLLDQGPARAMNLLNRRETNEPEQA; from the coding sequence ATGTCCGTCACGCTGATCGCTGGACTGGGCAACCCCGGGCGCGAATACGCCGCCACCCGCCACAACTTCGGCTTCGCCGTGGTCGAGGCGCTGGCGGCCGCTGAAGGTCTCAAGTGGAAACATGAATCCCGCTTCGAGGCCGAAACCGCCCGCTGGGATGTTCGCCCCGGTGTCACGCGACTGCTCGTCAAGCCCCAGACCTTCATGAACGAAAGCGGGCGCGCCCTCCGCGCCTTGCTCGACTTTCACAAGGTTTCGCCCGACACCCTCATCGCCGCCTACGACGATCTCAACATCGCCCTCGGCCTCGTGAAGGTGTCGGTTACCGGCAGCGCCGGCGGCCACAACGGTGTGGCGAGCCTGCTCGAGCACGTCGGCGACGGCTTCGTTCGCTACCGGCTCGGCATCGGCGCCCCGCGCCCCGCCGGGATGGACCTCAAAGACTTCGTGTTGGGCAAATTCACTCCTCCAGAAAACTCCCTCATCGACCAAAAAATCAATTCCCTCGTGGACGGCCTCCGCCTCCTTCTCGACCAAGGACCGGCCCGCGCCATGAACTTACTTAACCGCCGAGAAACCAATGAGCCAGAACAAGCGTAA
- the bamA gene encoding outer membrane protein assembly factor BamA: MTALLSPALRAQAGPGAAQEEAAPARVGTVTIKFIGMASVSEQIVRANMILREGTELDEAVIDRDIRSLYRTGMFEFIEVKRDESAGNVVNFVFEVTPKFRVLNVEFEGAKAIKPRRLMKEAKTVANGVLDERQIKEDSQKIYEYYQKRGFNQAQVTYAIDRNRSTGFSTVTFKVREGARVKIDTIRFVGNDSVKARRLRKEMETKKWSWISWLMGTGRLKDDEFDEDLNKLRDFYKEEGFLDVEIAEDKITFDYPKPGKLVITIRVNEGRQYRVGDISFTGNKLYPETLLRFIPRQRKGAVFKPSLLDKDSESVEDFYGRAGYLPPDTRVRLVRKPNLETGNIDVEYQITEGERIQVESVKIEGNTKTKSIVILRELVLGPGDVFDSVRLKISKLRLENTRFFEDPVNVTDESTNIPGRRTLKISVQEARTGNLTFGAGFSSLERAVVFAEVTQSNFDIFNRRSFFQGDGQKFRLRFQIGSQSSELIMAFEEPYFLERELATGFQLYRTTSDYNSAYYEEIRTGGEIYARKRLFNWLESRLSYTYEIVDIDNVDPSAPLSFRLLEGNTTTSRVGLILTQDTRDKIISTTRGHYTSLNLDLAGGPFGGDNHYYRVEFRGSKFFPVAEFQDQVLALIGRVGVVESFGDSDKPQFRTITDPSTGAPVSFGPFVPGVPFYDRYFLGGPNDLRGFEFRDVGPKDNFGEPLGGKSYGFFSLEYSFDLVKPMRMAFFYDAGFVNTDAYDFSPVNYNDNIGVGIMLFVAGAPLRLDFGIPLTTDRFNDKGNQFNFSFGTRF, translated from the coding sequence TTGACCGCGCTTCTCAGCCCTGCGCTGCGGGCGCAGGCCGGCCCCGGGGCCGCTCAGGAAGAGGCCGCCCCCGCCCGGGTCGGCACCGTCACGATCAAGTTCATCGGCATGGCCAGTGTCAGCGAACAGATCGTGCGCGCCAACATGATCCTGCGCGAGGGCACCGAGCTGGACGAGGCCGTGATCGACCGCGACATCCGCTCGCTCTACCGCACCGGCATGTTCGAGTTCATCGAGGTCAAGCGTGACGAGTCGGCCGGCAACGTCGTGAACTTTGTCTTCGAAGTGACTCCGAAATTCCGCGTGCTGAATGTCGAGTTCGAGGGCGCCAAGGCCATCAAGCCGCGCCGCCTCATGAAGGAGGCCAAGACCGTGGCCAACGGCGTGCTCGACGAGCGCCAGATCAAGGAGGACAGCCAGAAGATCTACGAGTATTACCAGAAGCGCGGTTTCAACCAGGCGCAGGTCACCTATGCGATCGACCGCAACCGCTCGACCGGCTTCAGCACCGTCACCTTCAAGGTGCGCGAAGGCGCCCGCGTGAAAATCGACACCATCCGGTTCGTCGGCAACGACAGCGTCAAGGCCCGCCGCCTGCGCAAGGAGATGGAGACGAAGAAATGGAGCTGGATTTCATGGCTCATGGGCACCGGCCGCCTCAAGGACGACGAGTTTGACGAGGATCTCAACAAGCTGCGCGACTTCTACAAGGAGGAGGGCTTCCTCGACGTGGAGATCGCCGAGGACAAGATCACCTTCGACTACCCGAAACCCGGCAAGCTGGTCATCACGATCCGCGTCAACGAGGGCCGCCAGTATCGCGTGGGCGACATTTCCTTCACCGGCAACAAGCTCTATCCGGAGACGCTGCTGCGCTTCATCCCCCGCCAGCGCAAGGGCGCCGTGTTCAAGCCCTCGCTCCTCGACAAGGACAGCGAGTCAGTCGAGGACTTCTATGGCCGAGCCGGCTACCTGCCGCCCGACACCCGTGTCCGCCTTGTTCGCAAGCCCAACCTGGAGACCGGCAACATCGACGTCGAGTACCAGATCACCGAGGGCGAGCGCATCCAGGTCGAGTCGGTCAAGATCGAGGGTAACACCAAGACCAAGAGCATCGTGATCCTGCGCGAACTCGTGCTGGGTCCCGGCGATGTCTTCGACAGCGTGCGTCTCAAGATCAGCAAGCTGCGCCTCGAGAACACCCGCTTCTTCGAGGACCCGGTCAACGTCACCGACGAGTCCACCAACATCCCCGGACGCCGCACCCTCAAGATCTCCGTGCAGGAGGCGCGCACCGGCAACCTGACCTTTGGCGCCGGCTTCAGCTCACTGGAGCGCGCCGTGGTTTTCGCCGAGGTCACGCAGTCCAACTTCGACATCTTCAACCGCCGCTCGTTCTTCCAAGGCGACGGCCAGAAGTTCCGCCTGCGCTTCCAGATCGGTTCGCAGTCCAGCGAGCTCATCATGGCCTTCGAGGAGCCCTACTTCCTCGAGCGCGAGCTTGCGACCGGCTTCCAGCTCTACCGCACGACCTCCGATTACAACAGCGCCTACTACGAGGAAATCCGCACCGGTGGCGAAATCTACGCCCGCAAGCGCCTCTTCAACTGGCTCGAGTCGCGCCTGTCCTACACCTACGAAATCGTGGACATCGACAACGTCGATCCGAGCGCGCCGCTTTCGTTCCGTCTTCTTGAGGGCAACACCACCACCTCGCGGGTTGGCCTGATTCTCACCCAGGATACGCGCGACAAGATCATCAGCACCACCCGCGGTCACTATACCTCGTTGAACCTCGACCTGGCGGGCGGCCCCTTCGGTGGCGACAATCATTATTACCGCGTCGAGTTCCGCGGCTCCAAGTTCTTCCCGGTCGCCGAATTCCAGGACCAGGTGCTCGCCCTCATCGGCCGCGTGGGTGTCGTCGAGAGCTTCGGCGACAGCGACAAGCCGCAGTTCCGCACCATCACCGACCCGAGCACGGGCGCCCCCGTCAGCTTCGGGCCCTTTGTCCCCGGCGTGCCGTTTTACGACCGCTACTTCCTCGGTGGCCCCAACGATTTGCGCGGCTTTGAGTTCCGCGATGTCGGCCCGAAGGACAACTTTGGCGAGCCGCTGGGCGGCAAGAGCTACGGTTTCTTCAGCCTCGAGTATTCCTTCGACCTGGTGAAGCCGATGCGCATGGCCTTCTTCTACGATGCTGGCTTTGTGAACACCGATGCGTATGATTTCAGCCCGGTGAACTACAACGACAACATCGGCGTCGGCATCATGCTCTTCGTCGCCGGCGCGCCCCTCCGCCTCGATTTCGGCATTCCGCTCACCACGGATCGCTTCAACGACAAGGGCAACCAGTTCAATTTCTCCTTCGGCACCCGCTTCTAA
- the dnaB gene encoding replicative DNA helicase, whose protein sequence is MADSSNDPRSGKVLRYPSSAERAQTLPSAAPDRSPPHSAEAEEHVIACCLLDGSDTIARCLESRVTAEAFYLPQNRLLFEVMLELYQKSPPVSLEILAEELKTRRQLEAVGGFPYLMQVTGKIPTTAHAGYFIEKVREKHLLRELIKTATGAVEQAYSFTGGLEEFVDKIEQDLFKVTQDRVSDNAQEIKEAIKDANTVIAKLLMKKGELTGVSSGFKDLDAMTFGFQRQEMIIIAARPSMGKTSFALNIAEAAAMPKKGDPVAVLVFSLEMSSSQLALRMLCARSRVNMKLLRDGLVSRDGAEVNALGRTAEEFKRAPILIDDASNLTIMELRAKARRIHARKKLGMVIVDYLQLLSGTDPRAPREQQVAEVSRGLKALAKELDVPVLVLSQLNRSSEKENRTPRLSDLRESGSIEQDADVVLMLSRPKDADEKFQTAAGAADLIVAKQRNGPVGDLKLTFLQEITRFENFTP, encoded by the coding sequence ATGGCTGATTCCAGCAACGATCCCCGCTCCGGCAAGGTGCTGCGCTACCCGTCTTCCGCCGAGCGTGCCCAGACGTTGCCCTCCGCCGCCCCGGATCGTTCGCCCCCGCACAGCGCGGAGGCCGAGGAACACGTGATTGCCTGCTGTCTGCTCGACGGCAGCGACACCATTGCCCGCTGCCTGGAATCCCGCGTCACGGCGGAAGCCTTTTACCTCCCGCAGAACCGGCTGCTGTTCGAGGTCATGCTCGAACTCTACCAGAAGAGTCCGCCGGTTTCGTTGGAAATCCTGGCCGAGGAACTGAAGACCCGGCGCCAGCTGGAGGCCGTCGGCGGGTTTCCCTACCTGATGCAGGTGACGGGCAAGATCCCGACCACCGCGCACGCCGGCTATTTCATCGAGAAGGTACGCGAAAAACACCTGCTGCGCGAGCTGATCAAGACCGCCACCGGGGCCGTCGAACAGGCCTACAGCTTCACCGGCGGGCTGGAGGAGTTCGTGGACAAGATCGAGCAGGACCTCTTCAAGGTCACCCAGGACCGCGTGAGCGACAACGCCCAGGAGATCAAGGAGGCGATCAAGGACGCGAATACCGTCATCGCCAAGCTGCTCATGAAGAAGGGCGAGCTCACGGGCGTCAGCTCGGGCTTCAAGGACCTCGATGCGATGACCTTTGGTTTCCAGCGGCAGGAAATGATCATCATTGCCGCCCGCCCCTCGATGGGCAAAACCAGCTTCGCCCTGAACATCGCCGAGGCCGCCGCCATGCCCAAGAAGGGCGACCCGGTGGCCGTGCTGGTGTTCTCGCTTGAAATGAGCTCTTCCCAGCTCGCCCTGCGCATGCTTTGCGCCCGTTCGCGTGTGAACATGAAGCTGCTGCGCGACGGCCTCGTGAGCCGCGACGGCGCCGAGGTAAATGCCCTCGGACGGACCGCCGAGGAGTTCAAGCGCGCCCCCATCCTCATCGACGACGCCAGCAACCTCACGATCATGGAGCTCCGGGCCAAGGCCCGCCGCATCCATGCCCGGAAGAAGCTGGGCATGGTCATCGTGGACTACCTCCAGCTGCTCAGCGGCACCGATCCGCGCGCGCCCCGCGAACAGCAGGTTGCCGAGGTCTCCCGTGGATTAAAGGCCCTCGCCAAGGAACTCGACGTGCCCGTGCTGGTCCTCAGCCAGCTCAACCGCTCATCGGAAAAGGAAAACCGCACGCCCCGCTTGTCGGACTTGCGCGAATCCGGCTCCATTGAGCAAGATGCCGACGTAGTGCTGATGCTGTCCCGCCCCAAGGATGCCGACGAAAAATTCCAGACCGCTGCCGGCGCAGCGGATTTAATCGTTGCCAAGCAACGTAACGGACCGGTAGGTGATTTGAAACTGACTTTCCTTCAAGAAATTACGCGCTTTGAAAACTTTACTCCGTAA